A region from the Pseudonocardia petroleophila genome encodes:
- a CDS encoding aldehyde dehydrogenase family protein — MTTWDYAPAPESAALANLAPTYRPFVDGAFVDGGGEALKTVNPATEEVLAEVGTASAQDVDRAVAAARRAFEKTWGPMPGAERAKYLYRIARIVAERSRELAVLETLDNGKPIRESRDVDVPTASAHLFHHAGWADKLGYAGLGPDPRPVGVVGAVIPWNFPLLMAAWKIAPALACGNTIVLKPAETTPLTALVLAEIAAEAGLPAGVLNVLPGAGDVGAALVGHAGLDKVAFTGSTDVGKEIQRTLAGTGRRLTLELGGKAANIVYDDAAIDQAVEGVVDGIFFNQGHVCCAGSRLLVQESIAEEFSELLLRRVETLRVGDPLDKNTDVGAINSRAQLGRIVDLAAAGDAEGAVRWTSSCPLPERGLYFPPTVFSGVEQTMRVAREEIFGPVLSVLTFRTPEEAVAKANNTPYGLSAGIWTEKGAKAMWTAQRLRAGVVWTNTFNRFDPTSPFGGYRESGFGREGGRAGLEAYLSA, encoded by the coding sequence ATGACCACCTGGGACTACGCCCCCGCCCCCGAGTCCGCGGCGCTGGCGAACCTGGCGCCCACCTACCGCCCCTTCGTCGACGGCGCGTTCGTCGACGGGGGCGGCGAGGCGCTGAAGACGGTCAACCCGGCCACCGAGGAGGTGCTCGCCGAGGTCGGCACCGCGTCGGCGCAGGACGTCGACCGGGCCGTCGCCGCCGCCCGACGCGCGTTCGAGAAGACCTGGGGCCCGATGCCGGGCGCCGAGCGGGCCAAGTACCTCTACCGGATCGCGCGCATCGTCGCCGAGCGCTCCCGCGAGCTGGCCGTGCTGGAGACGCTCGACAACGGCAAGCCGATCCGCGAGTCCCGCGACGTCGACGTGCCCACCGCGTCGGCGCACCTGTTCCACCACGCCGGCTGGGCCGACAAGCTCGGCTACGCCGGGCTCGGCCCCGATCCCCGCCCGGTCGGCGTCGTGGGCGCGGTGATCCCGTGGAACTTCCCGCTGCTGATGGCCGCCTGGAAGATCGCCCCCGCACTGGCCTGCGGCAACACGATCGTCCTCAAGCCCGCCGAGACCACCCCGCTCACCGCGCTGGTCCTCGCCGAGATCGCCGCCGAGGCCGGGCTGCCCGCCGGCGTGCTCAACGTGCTGCCCGGGGCGGGCGACGTCGGCGCGGCGCTCGTCGGGCACGCCGGGCTCGACAAGGTGGCGTTCACCGGATCCACCGACGTCGGCAAGGAGATCCAGCGGACGCTGGCGGGCACCGGCCGCCGCCTCACCCTGGAGCTCGGCGGCAAGGCCGCCAACATCGTCTACGACGACGCGGCCATCGACCAGGCCGTCGAGGGCGTCGTCGACGGGATCTTCTTCAACCAGGGCCACGTCTGCTGCGCCGGGTCGCGGCTGCTCGTGCAGGAGTCGATCGCCGAGGAGTTCTCCGAGCTGCTGCTGCGCCGCGTCGAGACCCTGCGCGTCGGCGACCCGCTGGACAAGAACACCGACGTCGGCGCGATCAACTCCCGCGCCCAGCTGGGCCGGATCGTCGACCTCGCCGCCGCGGGCGACGCCGAGGGCGCCGTGCGCTGGACCAGCTCCTGCCCGCTGCCCGAGCGCGGCCTGTACTTCCCGCCCACGGTGTTCTCCGGCGTCGAGCAGACGATGCGGGTGGCCCGCGAGGAGATCTTCGGCCCGGTGCTCTCGGTCCTCACCTTCCGCACGCCGGAGGAGGCCGTGGCGAAGGCCAACAACACCCCCTACGGACTATCGGCGGGGATCTGGACGGAGAAGGGCGCGAAGGCGATGTGGACCGCGCAGCGCCTGCGGGCCGGGGTGGTCTGGACCAACACCTTCAACCGCTTCGACCCCACCTCCCCCTTCGGCGGCTACCGGGAGTCCGGCTTCGGCCGCGAGGGCGGGCGGGCGGGCCTGGAGGCCTACCTCTCCGCCTGA
- the deoC gene encoding deoxyribose-phosphate aldolase, protein MTTTVPAPRASLDLADAVRDDGSLRRFLRGLPGVDQVGLERRSAALATRSIKKESKLRALDAAISMIDLTTLEGSDTPGKVRSLCAQARRPDPDHPEVPPVAAVCVYPDLAGTAVEALRGSGVAVAAVATAFPAGRSSRAVKLADTALAVDAGASEIDMVIDRGAWLSGRYGQVFDEIVAVKAACGPAHLKVILETGELAGYDDVRRASWLALLAGADVIKTSTGKISPAATLPVVQVMLQAVRDWHRATGELRGVKAAGGIRTSKDAIRHLVAVNEVAGPQWLTPDLFRFGASSLLGDLLRQRRTQALGHYENTDRIGTA, encoded by the coding sequence GTGACGACGACCGTTCCGGCCCCGCGGGCCTCGCTGGACCTGGCCGACGCCGTGCGCGACGACGGGTCCCTGCGCCGGTTCCTGCGCGGCCTGCCGGGCGTCGACCAGGTGGGCCTCGAACGCCGCTCGGCGGCGCTGGCCACCCGCAGCATCAAGAAGGAGTCCAAGCTCCGGGCGCTCGACGCGGCGATCTCGATGATCGACCTGACGACGCTGGAGGGCTCGGACACCCCGGGCAAGGTCCGCTCGCTGTGCGCCCAGGCGCGCCGCCCGGACCCCGACCACCCCGAGGTGCCCCCGGTCGCCGCCGTCTGCGTCTACCCCGACCTCGCGGGCACGGCCGTCGAGGCGCTGCGGGGGTCCGGGGTGGCCGTCGCCGCCGTCGCCACCGCGTTCCCCGCCGGGCGCTCGTCGCGCGCGGTGAAGCTGGCCGACACCGCCCTCGCCGTCGACGCGGGGGCGTCGGAGATCGACATGGTGATCGACCGCGGCGCGTGGCTGTCCGGCCGCTACGGCCAGGTGTTCGACGAGATCGTCGCCGTCAAGGCGGCCTGCGGGCCGGCCCACCTCAAGGTCATCCTGGAGACCGGCGAGCTCGCCGGCTACGACGACGTGCGCCGCGCCTCCTGGCTCGCACTGCTCGCCGGGGCCGACGTCATCAAGACCTCCACCGGCAAGATCTCCCCCGCCGCCACCCTGCCGGTCGTGCAGGTGATGCTGCAGGCCGTCCGCGACTGGCACCGGGCCACCGGCGAGCTGCGCGGGGTCAAGGCCGCGGGCGGGATCCGCACCAGCAAGGACGCGATCCGGCACCTCGTCGCCGTCAACGAGGTCGCCGGACCGCAGTGGCTGACGCCCGACCTGTTCCGGTTCGGGGCGTCGTCCCTGCTGGGCGACCTGCTCCGGCAGCGCCGCACCCAGGCGCTCGGACACTACGAGAACACCGACCGGATCGGCACCGCCTGA